A window of the Brassica oleracea var. oleracea cultivar TO1000 chromosome C1, BOL, whole genome shotgun sequence genome harbors these coding sequences:
- the LOC106314263 gene encoding zinc finger CCCH domain-containing protein 40 translates to MSLYKTKLCILYEKNGHCSKPNCTFAHGVDDLRLPGESSSFRGRRHNLDGDLRDKLGRHFSPERRPSLERSGRRVQRFNGHENPRSFEKRRDVDYRENRRFDERSDYAGGLKAGSRIEVREKDERKKFLGYNNVLEEQLKDVELDVKMLTDNKLLLEAAVERKAREADSLTSKIHELRTQLDREKEECKRITLSTKKFVKEYNRFLRAQDDVKRSEARLQKLGTQLSTYLLGNEGNDREADIEIVSDEEKNGRNLRSTSELQNELHNTSSVSRKRHYVEQQYTTKESVQDALRGRGEEDKLENGKSPPSRWNRVPSKSFSEEESRVRNEEDAMNKSSSKEDTWKRRRLSSGTSSSNKVMSSTSMVARVSDEVAEFDEEKTRAAKGSPLISLPPPPPFRDAHFHGDEEEEVDVNEQSKADDVDSV, encoded by the exons ATGTCTTTGTATAAGACTAAGCTTTGTATTCTGTACGAGAAGAATGGTCACTGTTCGAAGCCTAATTGCACTTTTGCTCATGGAGTTGATGACCTCCGTCTTCCTGGTGAATCTTCTTCTTTCAGAG GCAGACGTCACAATCTTGATGGTGACTTAAGAGATAAACTTGGTAGACACTTTTCTCCAGAGCGGAGACCTTCTTTGGAGAGAAGTGGAAGGAGAGTACAAAGATTTAATG GACATGAAAATCCCAGGTCCTTTGAGAAGCGAAG AGATGTAGACTACAGGGAGAACCGCAGATTTGATGAACGAAGTGATTATGCTGGTGGTTTGAAAGCTGGAAGTAGGATTGAAGTCAGGGAAAAAGATGAAAGAAAAAAGTTTCTGGGCTACAATAATGTTCTGGAAGAGCAG TTAAAAGATGTAGAGCTGGATGTTAAGATGCTAACCGATAACAAATTACTATTGGAG GCTGCTGTTGAAAGGAAGGCACGGGAAGCAGACAGTCTTACTTCTAAGATCCACGAGCTTAGGACCCAGTTGGATAGAGAGAAAGAGGAATGTAAGAG GATTACTTTAAGCACGAAGAAATTTGTGAAAGAGTATAATCGTTTCTTGCGGGCACAAGATGATGTAAAGAG GTCAGAAGCTCGTCTTCAGAAGTTGGGAACCCAACTTAGTACGTATCTTCTTGGAAATGAAGGCAATGACAGGGAAGCAGACATCGAGATTGTGAGCGATGAAGAGAAAAATGGTCGGAATCTGAGAAGTACTTCTGAATTGCAAAATGAGCTGCACAATACTTCTTCAGTGTCCAGGAAAAGGCATTATGTGGAACAACAGTATACTACCAAAGAATCTGTTCAAGATG CCTTGAGAGGAAGAGGTGAAGAAGATAAGTTGGAGAATGGGAAGAGTCCTCCTTCTCGTTGGAATAGGGTTCCTTCGAAATCATTTTCCGAAGAGGAAAGTAGAGTGCGGAACGAGGAAGACGCAATGAACAAGTCCTCATCGAAGGAAGACACTTGGAAAAGAAGAAGGCTTTCTTCTGGCACCTCATCTAGCAATAAG GTAATGTCGTCTACGAGCATGGTAGCTCGGGTATCTGATGAAGTGGCAGAGTTTGATGAAGAAAAAACTCGAGCAGCCAAAGGCTCTCCCCTCATATCTCTTCCTCCACCCCCACCTTTCAGAGATGCCCATTTTCAT GGAGACGAGGAGGAGGAAGTCGATGTGAATGAACAGAGTAAAGCTGATGACGTTGACTCCGTCTGA